A genomic region of Dactylococcopsis salina PCC 8305 contains the following coding sequences:
- a CDS encoding sensor histidine kinase, whose amino-acid sequence MFQTTRKRLALWYAVVTAVLLLLFATGVYCYVRSTLIERIDDTLKHVVEVVERSLIIEPIAISDHGYRLNIEASFRNDTETVEDDHIDLEWFDPQGKLLWSTFSDGFNYPLHKNRPVETVHISSGYLLRQVTEPVTFGKQTLGYLRVSHPWFEVTKPIRQLLLDLIMGISAMVVSVAGISWWLSGIAIQPVKESYQSLKQFTADASHELRNPIAMIQTNVQMALAYPDDASQQQQLQVIERLTQRLGRLVNDLLFLARSDSGMMETKRQSVSLDALLMEVMEEQSAIAQQKGIELNFTIPETDQGLTLNGDWDQLARLFTNLISNAIEHSLPHQTTVSPQITIQLQRLKRNHHDYLKVEVEDTGKGIPETELPHLFDRFYRVSPYPKATENQQVTGAGLGLAIAQAIVNNHQGQISVNSVREKGTTFIVMLPLH is encoded by the coding sequence ATGTTTCAAACCACACGAAAACGCCTAGCTTTATGGTATGCCGTTGTGACGGCAGTTTTATTACTTTTGTTCGCCACAGGGGTCTATTGTTATGTGCGGAGTACGCTGATTGAACGGATTGATGATACTTTAAAGCACGTGGTAGAAGTTGTGGAACGATCGCTGATCATTGAACCGATCGCAATTTCAGATCATGGCTATCGTCTCAATATTGAAGCCAGCTTTCGCAATGATACGGAAACGGTAGAGGATGATCATATTGATTTAGAATGGTTTGATCCACAAGGAAAGTTACTGTGGTCAACGTTTTCTGATGGGTTTAATTATCCCCTACATAAAAATCGTCCAGTGGAGACGGTTCACATTTCCTCTGGCTATCTTCTCCGTCAAGTGACTGAACCCGTGACTTTCGGAAAACAAACGTTGGGTTATCTGCGAGTGAGTCATCCCTGGTTTGAGGTGACAAAACCGATCCGACAATTGCTGTTAGATTTGATTATGGGGATTAGTGCCATGGTGGTTTCGGTAGCGGGAATTAGTTGGTGGTTATCGGGGATTGCGATTCAACCAGTAAAGGAATCCTATCAAAGTTTAAAACAGTTTACCGCCGATGCGTCCCATGAGTTACGAAATCCGATCGCGATGATTCAAACCAATGTTCAAATGGCGTTAGCTTACCCTGATGATGCGTCACAACAGCAACAGTTACAGGTGATTGAACGGTTGACACAACGTTTGGGAAGATTGGTGAATGATTTGTTATTTTTAGCGCGATCGGACAGTGGGATGATGGAAACGAAACGACAATCGGTTTCTTTGGATGCGTTGTTAATGGAAGTGATGGAGGAACAAAGCGCGATCGCGCAACAAAAGGGAATTGAACTTAACTTTACAATTCCAGAAACCGATCAAGGGTTGACCCTCAATGGTGATTGGGATCAATTAGCGCGACTGTTTACGAACTTAATCAGCAATGCGATCGAGCATTCCCTTCCCCATCAAACCACTGTTTCTCCCCAGATTACCATTCAACTGCAACGTCTCAAACGTAACCATCACGATTATCTCAAAGTAGAAGTAGAAGACACAGGGAAAGGAATCCCAGAAACCGAATTACCTCACCTGTTCGATCGATTCTATCGGGTGTCTCCCTATCCCAAAGCAACGGAAAATCAGCAAGTCACTGGCGCGGGATTAGGGTTAGCGATCGCGCAAGCAATTGTTAACAATCATCAGGGACAAATTTCTGTTAATAGTGTTAGAGAAAAGGGAACAACCTTCATCGTCATGCTTCCCCTTCATTAA
- the msrP gene encoding protein-methionine-sulfoxide reductase catalytic subunit MsrP: MIIRSPKPWQKERPPITAKRLYLNRRHFIKSLIGASLGATAFSLTGCQTSESKQALKNSLKQPKISPLTTNPNFASVERPITDEILAGSYNNFYEFGGNKSIWLKAQNLPTENWKVEVTGLVKNPKTYDLDEIKKQFPIEERIYRFRCVEAWSMVLPWVGFPMRELIKAVEPTAKAKFVRFTSRYDSEIMPGPTLHFGGLPWPYTESLRLDEMANELAFFAIGIYGEELPKQHGAPIRAVLPWKYGFKGAKSIVKIEFVAEQPDTYWHTLVPNEYGLIANVNPDVPHPRWSQATEKFISNGPNLSWEMKETQLYNGYGEYVAALY, from the coding sequence ATGATTATTCGTAGTCCCAAACCCTGGCAAAAAGAACGTCCTCCCATTACCGCCAAACGATTATATCTTAACCGCCGTCATTTTATTAAAAGTCTCATTGGTGCGAGTTTAGGCGCAACTGCTTTTTCTCTTACTGGTTGTCAAACTTCTGAATCAAAACAAGCACTAAAAAATAGTCTCAAGCAACCGAAAATTTCTCCCCTAACCACGAATCCGAATTTTGCGTCCGTAGAACGTCCCATTACTGATGAAATTTTAGCGGGAAGTTATAACAATTTTTACGAATTTGGTGGCAATAAGTCCATTTGGTTAAAAGCCCAAAACTTACCGACAGAAAACTGGAAAGTAGAAGTGACAGGCTTAGTTAAAAATCCGAAAACTTATGATTTAGATGAGATTAAAAAACAGTTTCCCATTGAAGAAAGGATTTATCGCTTTCGTTGTGTGGAAGCCTGGTCAATGGTTTTACCCTGGGTGGGGTTTCCGATGCGCGAATTGATCAAAGCAGTAGAACCCACTGCTAAGGCGAAGTTTGTTCGCTTTACTTCTCGATATGACTCCGAGATTATGCCAGGTCCGACGTTGCATTTTGGCGGCTTACCCTGGCCCTATACTGAATCATTACGCTTGGATGAAATGGCGAATGAGTTAGCGTTTTTTGCCATTGGCATTTATGGGGAAGAATTACCGAAACAACATGGCGCACCCATTCGGGCAGTTTTACCGTGGAAATATGGGTTTAAAGGGGCAAAATCGATCGTTAAAATTGAATTTGTCGCGGAACAACCCGACACTTATTGGCATACCCTTGTCCCCAATGAATATGGTTTAATTGCCAATGTTAATCCTGATGTTCCTCATCCTCGTTGGTCCCAAGCGACGGAAAAGTTTATTAGTAATGGACCGAATTTATCTTGGGAAATGAAGGAAACGCAATTGTATAACGGTTATGGGGAATATGTGGCGGCGTTGTATTAG
- a CDS encoding ATP-binding protein, whose amino-acid sequence MPNSVDLDRTKLQQILVNLLNNAIKFTDRGSVTLKVERYNNKLNFSVTDTGVGISSTEKIYKQLSKILISLYSNQR is encoded by the coding sequence ATCCCTAATTCGGTTGATCTCGATCGAACCAAGCTACAACAAATATTAGTTAATTTACTGAATAATGCGATCAAATTTACCGATCGAGGATCAGTAACCTTAAAAGTAGAAAGATATAATAACAAACTTAATTTTTCTGTCACTGATACAGGAGTCGGAATTTCATCAACAGAAAAAATATACAAGCAACTCTCAAAAATTCTAATCTCCCTCTATAGTAATCAGAGATGA
- a CDS encoding glycosyltransferase family 39 protein — MRNQKSFTLILIILLGAILRLINLERKPLWLDEIITGLFTFGQGYDVIPRETLFPVETISNLLTYQPQTCSEIAQFLIQESTHPPLFFCLLHQWLGGIHAFSFFEIPLAIQLRSLPVIFGVIAILISYYLNQQAFSQTAGLMSAGIIAVSPFAVYLSQEARQYTLLLILISIALLALIQILKPVKNAWIYWLLWGITNSLGGYTHYFFILSFVAQTLILVLYFLWKSPRKLFLLFSVIVGIILSYLPWFPALITHFSSSTTDWLPDSDLFSPIYQLLLGFLVMVITLPVENQPILIQVISGSLMLSFGGWLIYQFSLGYRRLLQNKTTKKATLVLSLYLGLVLLQFLFIIYVLDKNISIAPRYNYVFYPAICSLLGASFSVGFYPPLPPLEKGGNYRDSLKRGGVILVGIISSLFVVFNLFFLKPYLPEVTAQRFDQSSDSILIVMGYKDEMDLALGLSYGLAFSQIQDQDLNHQFIFYNRDRGYDRIWQEISQLEIKVSDLWVIGTGLKQVAFPDELGLNNNQQNCQRDQKNYYRIGIPYQRYNCQFNYSNLRIRYEKGMQSSSPKIGG, encoded by the coding sequence ATGAGAAATCAAAAATCATTTACCCTGATTCTTATCATCTTACTTGGTGCAATTTTAAGACTGATAAATCTGGAGAGAAAACCGCTTTGGCTAGATGAAATCATTACAGGATTATTTACCTTTGGACAAGGCTATGATGTCATTCCCAGAGAGACACTGTTTCCCGTAGAAACAATTTCTAATTTGTTGACTTATCAGCCACAAACTTGTTCCGAAATTGCTCAATTTTTAATCCAGGAATCAACGCATCCACCACTATTTTTTTGTTTGCTTCATCAATGGTTAGGCGGAATCCATGCTTTCAGTTTTTTCGAGATTCCTTTAGCCATTCAGTTACGCAGTTTACCAGTAATTTTCGGGGTGATTGCGATTCTTATTTCCTATTATCTCAATCAACAGGCTTTTTCTCAAACCGCAGGATTAATGAGTGCTGGAATTATTGCGGTTTCCCCATTTGCCGTTTATTTATCACAAGAAGCGCGACAATATACCCTACTTTTAATTTTAATCTCGATCGCGCTTTTAGCTCTCATTCAGATTCTTAAACCCGTTAAAAATGCTTGGATTTATTGGTTGCTGTGGGGAATTACCAATAGTTTAGGCGGTTACACTCACTATTTTTTTATCCTCTCTTTTGTCGCTCAAACTCTCATTTTAGTTTTATACTTTCTCTGGAAATCTCCTCGTAAACTCTTTTTATTATTTAGTGTAATTGTTGGCATTATTTTGAGTTATCTTCCCTGGTTTCCAGCCTTAATAACTCATTTTTCTAGTTCAACAACTGACTGGCTTCCTGATTCTGATTTATTTTCCCCGATCTATCAGTTATTACTCGGTTTTTTAGTCATGGTGATTACGCTTCCCGTGGAAAACCAACCGATTTTGATACAAGTTATTTCAGGAAGTCTCATGCTAAGTTTTGGCGGCTGGTTAATCTATCAGTTTAGTTTGGGGTATCGGCGACTCTTACAAAATAAGACGACTAAAAAAGCGACATTGGTTTTATCTTTATATCTGGGTTTGGTGTTACTGCAATTTTTATTTATTATTTATGTTTTAGATAAAAATATCTCGATCGCACCTCGTTATAATTATGTCTTCTATCCTGCGATTTGTTCCCTTTTGGGGGCGAGTTTTTCCGTTGGGTTTTATCCCCCCTTACCCCCCTTAGAAAAGGGGGGGAATTATCGAGATTCCCTTAAAAGGGGGGGAGTGATTCTAGTTGGAATAATTAGTAGTTTGTTTGTGGTATTTAATCTCTTTTTTCTAAAACCCTATTTACCAGAAGTTACCGCGCAGCGTTTTGATCAATCTTCTGACTCTATTTTAATTGTTATGGGTTATAAAGATGAAATGGATTTAGCATTAGGCTTAAGTTATGGGTTAGCTTTCAGTCAAATTCAAGATCAAGATTTAAATCATCAATTTATCTTTTATAATCGCGATCGAGGCTACGATCGCATTTGGCAAGAAATCAGTCAATTAGAAATCAAAGTGTCTGATTTATGGGTAATTGGAACTGGCTTAAAACAAGTGGCGTTTCCAGACGAATTAGGTTTAAATAATAATCAGCAAAATTGTCAGCGCGATCAAAAAAATTATTATCGAATTGGCATCCCTTACCAACGTTACAATTGTCAGTTTAATTATAGCAATCTCAGAATCAGATATGAGAAGGGAATGCAATCTAGTTCCCCCAAAATTGGGGGTTAG